One part of the Francisella adeliensis genome encodes these proteins:
- a CDS encoding DUF4336 domain-containing protein, with product MLEKLSEDIWICDGEAVPFYTLPYTTRMTVIRLANNELFIHSPIKADPELISRVSKLGTVKFLISPNKIHHLFLQDWVDIFPDAKVYASPGLREKRKDIDFTADLKDSPEHEWQNEIDQLIFKGSKAMQEVVFFHRASKTLILTDLIENFDEDYFSGFKGLLAKLSGIVAPNGKTPIDWRMSFFFGKKQARECFEKILVWQPEKIIVAHGKNIETNAINFLKKSFKWLAK from the coding sequence ATGCTAGAAAAATTATCAGAAGATATATGGATTTGTGATGGTGAAGCTGTTCCTTTCTATACTCTTCCATATACTACAAGAATGACGGTAATTCGTCTTGCTAATAATGAGCTGTTTATTCATTCGCCAATTAAGGCTGATCCTGAGCTAATCTCACGAGTATCTAAACTTGGAACTGTAAAGTTTCTAATATCTCCAAATAAAATTCACCATCTTTTCTTACAAGATTGGGTAGATATTTTTCCTGATGCAAAAGTATATGCATCACCAGGTCTTAGAGAAAAAAGAAAAGATATTGATTTTACTGCTGATCTAAAAGATTCTCCAGAACATGAGTGGCAGAATGAAATTGATCAACTAATATTTAAAGGTAGTAAAGCAATGCAAGAAGTTGTATTTTTCCATAGAGCTTCTAAAACACTTATCCTTACTGATTTGATTGAGAACTTTGATGAAGACTATTTCTCAGGTTTTAAGGGTTTACTTGCTAAACTTTCAGGTATTGTTGCACCTAATGGAAAAACCCCTATAGATTGGAGAATGTCGTTTTTCTTTGGTAAAAAACAAGCTCGCGAATGTTTTGAAAAAATACTAGTGTGGCAACCTGAGAAAATCATTGTTGCACATGGGAAGAATATTGAAACTAATGCTATAAATTTTCTTAAAAAATCATTTAAGTGGTTAGCTAAATAA
- a CDS encoding alpha-hydroxy acid oxidase: MQNNLQKITSLGDMRKAYHRKVPKMFVDYCESGSWKQQTLKYNQQDFDKYLFKQKVLTDIQHRSLSTKILGQEYKMPLAFAPIGLLGMQHADGEIHAARAAEKFGIPFTLSTMSICSTEEVAKHTTKPFWFQLYMMKDRKFMANLIASAKHAGCSALVLTADLQMLGNRHADIKNGLTVPPKPTIKNLINLSTKTPWCLNMLKTKNRTFGNIANHAENKGGFASLGKWTSEQFDLSLNWHDVEWVQKQWNGPMIIKGIMCTEDAIMAQNTGADAIVVSNHGGRQLDGAPSSISALEEIISTVDTKLEVLIDSGIRTGQDLLKAKALGATAGLIGRPMIYGLGAYGERGAQRVLEIFYEEMDKTMAFCGHTDVNEVDRSILIYAN; encoded by the coding sequence ATGCAAAACAATCTACAAAAAATCACATCTCTTGGAGATATGCGTAAAGCTTACCATCGTAAAGTTCCTAAAATGTTTGTTGACTACTGCGAGTCTGGCTCATGGAAACAACAAACACTCAAATACAATCAGCAAGATTTTGACAAATACCTTTTTAAGCAAAAGGTTCTTACAGATATACAACACCGCTCATTAAGTACTAAAATCCTAGGGCAAGAGTATAAAATGCCCCTAGCATTTGCTCCAATAGGCTTACTAGGAATGCAACACGCTGATGGTGAAATTCATGCTGCTCGTGCGGCTGAGAAATTTGGTATTCCTTTTACTCTATCAACAATGTCTATCTGCTCTACTGAAGAAGTTGCAAAACACACAACCAAGCCATTTTGGTTCCAGCTGTATATGATGAAAGATAGAAAATTTATGGCAAATCTCATAGCAAGTGCAAAGCATGCTGGTTGTAGTGCATTAGTACTGACTGCTGATTTACAAATGCTCGGTAATCGTCATGCAGATATCAAAAATGGCTTAACCGTGCCTCCAAAACCAACAATTAAAAACCTAATCAATCTAAGTACTAAAACACCTTGGTGCTTGAATATGCTTAAAACTAAAAATAGGACTTTTGGCAATATTGCAAATCACGCTGAAAACAAAGGTGGCTTTGCATCTTTAGGCAAGTGGACAAGTGAGCAATTTGATTTAAGCTTAAACTGGCACGATGTAGAATGGGTACAGAAGCAATGGAATGGCCCAATGATTATCAAGGGCATTATGTGTACTGAAGATGCTATTATGGCACAAAATACAGGTGCTGATGCAATTGTTGTATCTAATCATGGTGGTCGCCAACTTGATGGAGCTCCCTCTAGTATCTCAGCCCTAGAAGAAATAATTAGTACTGTAGATACTAAGCTTGAAGTGCTGATTGATAGTGGAATTCGTACAGGTCAAGATTTACTTAAAGCAAAAGCTCTAGGAGCAACTGCTGGACTAATTGGCAGACCTATGATTTATGGCCTTGGAGCTTATGGGGAAAGAGGAGCTCAAAGAGTACTAGAAATATTTTATGAAGAAATGGACAAGACTATGGCTTTTTGTGGTCATACTGATGTTAATGAAGTTGATAGATCTATACTAATATACGCCAACTGA
- the nfsB gene encoding oxygen-insensitive NAD(P)H nitroreductase: MNLSKCVKTRYTTKAYDSSKKLTAGQTQQIKDILRFTPSSVNSQPWHFILATSEEAKAKIAKSAENIHPKNVTNIKDCALAIVLCYKTDIDNDYLEELITQEKKDGRFPTTEFENIQREVRKKFALAYADKPQELQNWAEKQVYISLGNLLLGLAGLGVNATPMEGIEPHIIDKEFNIEEKGFKTSVIVTVGYSSEKDFNAKLPKSRLPEEKVFTEV; encoded by the coding sequence ATGAACCTTTCTAAATGCGTAAAAACTCGCTATACAACAAAAGCCTATGACTCATCAAAAAAATTAACAGCCGGGCAAACCCAACAAATTAAAGATATTCTTAGATTTACACCATCAAGTGTAAACTCTCAACCATGGCATTTTATATTAGCCACATCTGAAGAGGCAAAAGCTAAGATTGCTAAATCTGCTGAAAATATTCATCCTAAAAATGTAACAAATATTAAAGATTGTGCCTTAGCTATCGTACTTTGCTATAAAACAGATATTGATAATGACTATCTAGAAGAGCTTATTACTCAAGAGAAAAAAGATGGCCGCTTTCCAACTACTGAATTTGAAAACATACAAAGAGAAGTCCGTAAAAAATTTGCATTAGCTTATGCTGACAAACCACAAGAATTACAAAACTGGGCGGAAAAACAGGTCTATATAAGCCTTGGCAATCTTTTACTTGGTTTAGCAGGATTAGGGGTAAACGCTACACCAATGGAAGGTATTGAACCACATATAATAGATAAAGAGTTTAACATAGAAGAAAAAGGCTTTAAAACTTCTGTCATTGTGACAGTTGGCTATAGCTCGGAAAAGGATTTTAATGCAAAGCTACCTAAATCAAGACTTCCTGAAGAAAAAGTTTTTACTGAAGTTTAA
- a CDS encoding NUDIX hydrolase → MIKTAALVCIKDNKILLVRVRDNTIWYFAGGKIDSGESADEAVLREVKEELGVTLQVQDISYLGETVTDNHDRTDTVSIQCFASEITQEIKPCAEISEIKWFDLDDKEFMSPGVIEVIRRWYS, encoded by the coding sequence ATGATAAAAACAGCAGCATTGGTGTGTATAAAAGACAATAAAATCCTCCTTGTACGAGTTAGAGATAATACTATTTGGTATTTCGCCGGTGGTAAAATTGACTCAGGAGAGTCTGCTGATGAGGCAGTCTTACGAGAGGTTAAAGAAGAGCTAGGCGTTACTTTACAAGTTCAAGACATAAGTTATCTCGGTGAGACAGTTACTGATAATCACGATAGAACAGACACGGTTTCAATTCAGTGTTTTGCATCAGAGATCACTCAGGAAATAAAACCTTGTGCAGAAATTTCAGAAATTAAGTGGTTTGATCTTGATGATAAAGAGTTTATGTCACCAGGAGTTATTGAGGTTATTCGTAGGTGGTATAGTTAG
- the gatB gene encoding Asp-tRNA(Asn)/Glu-tRNA(Gln) amidotransferase subunit GatB: MNWEMVIGLEVHIQLSTNSKLFSNSATKYGQHQNTQAAFLDLGLPGTLPVVNKEVIRKATMFGLAVDATISKNSFFARKNYFYPDLPKGYQISQSTNPIVQDGKLDITTSKGDKSIRIERAHLEEDAGKSVHGYVAGETGLDYNRAGTPLLEIVTHPDFRSAEEVIVYLKKLHQLVKQLGICDGNMQEGSFRCDVNLSIRPFGQEEFGTRAELKNINSFKFIDKAIGYEFNRQISVLENGGEVVQETRLYDADANETRSMRAKEDAFDYRYFPDPDLLPLIITDEYIESVKKEMPLSPEEREALYRNHLADQEVEFLLSNLEIANYYDKLITKLDYKIAYNWVTIDLIATLNKLGREFSAEIVPSDILLDIIVSVQKDVISQANGKKVIAGYIEAPDSVNIIIERLGLKQVSDEGAIRELVQGIITANPGQAADFKAGKTKLMGFFVGQAMKASKGKANPKQVNQIVIDELNK; this comes from the coding sequence ATGAACTGGGAAATGGTTATCGGACTTGAAGTCCACATTCAGCTTAGTACAAACTCTAAGCTTTTTTCAAATTCTGCAACAAAGTACGGTCAGCACCAAAATACACAAGCTGCATTTTTAGATTTAGGCTTACCAGGGACTTTACCTGTTGTAAACAAGGAAGTTATTCGTAAGGCAACAATGTTTGGTTTAGCTGTTGATGCGACAATTTCAAAAAATAGTTTTTTTGCTAGAAAAAATTATTTTTACCCGGATTTGCCAAAAGGGTATCAAATCAGTCAGTCTACAAACCCTATCGTGCAAGATGGTAAGCTAGATATTACTACTTCAAAAGGTGATAAATCTATCCGTATAGAAAGAGCCCATCTTGAAGAAGATGCGGGTAAGTCTGTACACGGCTATGTAGCTGGAGAAACAGGTCTTGACTATAACCGTGCAGGTACTCCACTTCTAGAGATTGTTACCCACCCTGATTTCAGATCTGCTGAAGAAGTTATAGTTTATCTTAAAAAACTTCATCAACTAGTTAAGCAACTAGGTATTTGCGATGGTAATATGCAGGAAGGTTCTTTTAGGTGTGATGTAAACCTATCTATCCGCCCATTTGGTCAAGAAGAGTTTGGTACTCGTGCAGAGCTTAAAAATATTAACTCATTTAAGTTTATTGATAAAGCTATAGGCTATGAGTTTAATCGCCAAATTTCAGTCCTGGAAAATGGTGGTGAAGTTGTGCAAGAGACGCGTCTTTATGATGCTGATGCAAATGAAACTCGTTCTATGCGTGCAAAAGAAGACGCTTTTGATTATAGATATTTCCCTGACCCTGATTTATTACCACTAATCATAACTGATGAATATATCGAATCAGTAAAAAAAGAAATGCCATTAAGTCCAGAAGAACGTGAAGCATTGTACCGTAACCATTTGGCTGATCAAGAGGTAGAGTTTCTACTATCAAACTTAGAGATTGCTAACTACTATGATAAGCTAATCACCAAGCTTGACTATAAAATTGCATATAACTGGGTTACTATTGACCTAATTGCAACACTTAATAAGCTAGGTAGAGAGTTTTCTGCTGAAATAGTCCCTAGCGACATACTTCTAGATATTATTGTTAGTGTTCAAAAAGATGTTATATCACAAGCTAATGGTAAAAAAGTAATTGCAGGGTATATTGAAGCTCCTGACAGTGTTAATATTATTATTGAAAGGTTGGGGCTTAAGCAAGTTTCTGATGAAGGTGCTATCCGCGAGCTAGTGCAAGGTATCATCACAGCAAACCCTGGACAAGCTGCAGATTTTAAAGCAGGTAAAACTAAACTAATGGGTTTCTTTGTTGGCCAAGCTATGAAAGCAAGTAAAGGCAAAGCAAACCCTAAACAAGTTAACCAAATAGTTATTGATGAATTAAATAAATAA
- the gatA gene encoding Asp-tRNA(Asn)/Glu-tRNA(Gln) amidotransferase subunit GatA yields the protein MSYIKKLRQRLDNKEITAVELMNDYLAKIQKYDGEINSVITLAKDEALKEAQNADKIIAEGKQTTLTGIPILHKDLFCTKGIKTTAASKMLDNFIAPYDSTVTKKCKEQGMITLGKLNMDEFAMGSTNEYSYYGAVSNPWDNSRVPGGSSGGSAAAVAAGLSPVSTGSDTGGSVRQPASFCGLTAMKPTYGSTSRFGMVAFASSFDQAGIFGHYAEDVAIMLDTISGDCEFDSTCVGVADKHFTQDLDKDIAGKIVGVDENLMKDLPEQMQVAIQNTLENLKNQGVVIKPIKVPDLKEALSTYYIITPAEAAANLARYDGVRYGYRNEQAKDLDELYRFSRTDGFGEEVKRRIMIGNYVLASSQYDSYYNKAQQLRQVMTSQINEIFETVDAIFMPAAPSEAFKKGEKLDPVSAYLSDVYTIPANISGLPAISFPIGFVNDLPVGGQFMAKAFNDSVLTQLVTQYQRKHSVEEFILEQARI from the coding sequence ATGTCATATATAAAAAAATTAAGACAAAGGTTAGATAATAAGGAAATCACAGCTGTTGAGCTGATGAATGATTATCTTGCAAAGATTCAAAAATATGATGGTGAGATAAATTCAGTTATCACACTAGCAAAAGATGAAGCTTTAAAAGAAGCACAAAATGCAGACAAAATCATTGCCGAAGGTAAACAAACAACGCTTACAGGTATACCTATCTTGCATAAAGATTTATTTTGCACTAAGGGTATAAAAACTACAGCAGCTTCAAAGATGCTAGATAATTTCATTGCACCCTATGACTCTACTGTTACAAAAAAGTGCAAAGAGCAAGGTATGATTACATTAGGTAAGCTCAATATGGATGAGTTTGCAATGGGCTCTACTAATGAATACAGCTATTATGGAGCAGTGAGTAATCCTTGGGATAATTCACGCGTACCAGGTGGCTCATCTGGTGGCTCGGCTGCTGCTGTTGCGGCAGGATTATCTCCAGTAAGTACTGGTTCAGATACAGGCGGTTCAGTAAGACAACCAGCTAGTTTTTGTGGTCTTACAGCAATGAAGCCAACTTATGGTAGTACTTCAAGATTTGGTATGGTAGCGTTTGCATCATCATTTGACCAAGCTGGTATCTTTGGGCACTATGCAGAAGATGTGGCTATTATGCTTGATACTATCTCAGGGGATTGTGAGTTTGATTCTACTTGTGTGGGTGTGGCAGATAAGCATTTCACTCAAGATTTAGATAAAGATATTGCAGGAAAAATTGTTGGTGTTGATGAAAACTTAATGAAAGATTTGCCAGAGCAAATGCAAGTGGCTATTCAAAACACTTTAGAAAACTTAAAAAATCAAGGTGTAGTTATCAAGCCTATCAAAGTACCTGACTTAAAAGAAGCCTTATCAACTTACTATATAATTACTCCAGCAGAAGCTGCAGCTAACTTAGCAAGATATGACGGTGTGAGATATGGTTACCGTAATGAGCAAGCAAAAGATTTAGATGAGCTTTATAGGTTCTCTCGTACTGATGGTTTCGGTGAAGAGGTTAAGCGTAGAATTATGATTGGTAACTATGTTTTAGCATCTAGTCAATATGATTCATACTACAACAAAGCTCAACAACTGCGCCAAGTTATGACAAGTCAAATAAATGAAATATTTGAAACAGTTGATGCGATATTTATGCCAGCAGCACCAAGTGAAGCTTTCAAAAAAGGTGAAAAGCTAGATCCTGTATCCGCGTATCTTTCAGATGTATATACTATCCCTGCAAATATCTCTGGACTACCAGCTATTTCATTCCCTATTGGTTTTGTGAATGACTTACCTGTAGGTGGTCAATTTATGGCAAAAGCGTTTAACGATAGTGTATTGACACAGTTAGTTACACAATATCAAAGAAAACACTCTGTAGAAGAGTTTATTTTAGAGCAAGCGAGGATTTAG
- the gatC gene encoding Asp-tRNA(Asn)/Glu-tRNA(Gln) amidotransferase subunit GatC: MDKKLVEHIAKLSSFELTESQLEQYTNDLTNICEILDTVKDYDAKGVDPMISPITTEFKFREDVASKQDNRADFDKFACEVTDDYFMVPQVVK; encoded by the coding sequence ATGGATAAAAAACTAGTAGAGCATATTGCTAAGCTTTCAAGCTTTGAGCTTACAGAAAGTCAGTTAGAGCAATACACAAACGACCTTACAAATATCTGTGAAATTTTAGATACTGTAAAAGATTACGATGCAAAGGGTGTAGATCCAATGATATCTCCAATCACTACAGAATTTAAGTTCAGAGAAGATGTAGCAAGTAAGCAAGACAATCGTGCGGATTTTGATAAATTTGCCTGTGAAGTCACAGATGATTATTTTATGGTACCGCAAGTGGTTAAGTAG
- a CDS encoding HlyD family secretion protein: MQKKSYQMLKKDPSFKKIMFLVLICIIGIGVVLAMIPWQQTVDGYGEVTTLSPSDRQQSISAPIGGRLGKWYVFEGEKVKKGDPIVEVLDLDPEVVLRLEEEKAAIELGIKSFKLAIENAKRNIKRHKYLVEKGASTARVYEQAQMEMVNYTKELAKANVDLAKVKVQIARQDSRMVKAPTDGVIVDRIHGVGGVIVKDSDTLATIVPESKGRIVELWINSMDMPLVNVGDKVMLQFEGWPAVQFSGWPQVAIGTFGGEVLFISPQNNATGQFKVFIKQSGKRDWPTSDVLRLGTKVHGWVLLNDVSLGFEMWRRYNGFPINLNSSQLHIGMNKNKSVVKPKTAATLGEQIQSQPSNIK, encoded by the coding sequence ATGCAAAAAAAATCATATCAAATGCTAAAAAAAGATCCTAGCTTTAAGAAAATAATGTTTTTAGTTCTCATTTGCATAATAGGCATAGGTGTTGTGCTTGCTATGATTCCATGGCAACAAACTGTTGATGGCTATGGAGAAGTCACCACGCTTTCACCATCGGATAGACAGCAAAGTATTTCAGCTCCCATAGGTGGTAGACTTGGAAAGTGGTATGTTTTTGAAGGAGAGAAAGTCAAAAAAGGTGATCCAATAGTTGAAGTACTAGATTTAGATCCGGAAGTTGTCTTAAGGCTCGAGGAGGAAAAAGCCGCAATCGAGTTAGGTATTAAATCATTTAAGCTTGCAATAGAAAATGCAAAAAGAAACATTAAAAGACATAAATACTTGGTAGAAAAAGGAGCTAGTACCGCAAGAGTCTACGAACAAGCTCAAATGGAAATGGTGAACTATACAAAAGAATTAGCTAAAGCAAATGTTGACTTAGCCAAAGTAAAAGTGCAGATTGCCCGACAAGACAGCCGTATGGTTAAAGCTCCTACTGATGGAGTGATTGTTGATCGCATCCATGGTGTCGGTGGTGTAATCGTAAAAGACAGTGATACTCTTGCAACCATTGTCCCAGAAAGTAAAGGACGTATAGTTGAGCTTTGGATAAATAGTATGGATATGCCTCTTGTTAATGTTGGAGATAAGGTTATGCTGCAATTTGAAGGCTGGCCTGCTGTACAGTTTAGTGGATGGCCACAAGTTGCCATAGGAACTTTTGGGGGTGAGGTACTATTTATTTCTCCCCAAAATAACGCTACGGGTCAGTTTAAGGTATTTATCAAGCAAAGCGGTAAAAGAGATTGGCCAACATCCGATGTTTTACGTCTAGGAACTAAAGTTCATGGTTGGGTGCTACTTAATGATGTAAGCTTAGGTTTCGAAATGTGGCGCAGATATAATGGCTTCCCTATCAACCTAAACAGTAGTCAACTACATATTGGTATGAACAAAAATAAATCTGTAGTGAAACCAAAAACGGCTGCTACACTTGGTGAACAAATACAAAGTCAACCATCTAATATAAAATAG
- a CDS encoding ABC transporter ATP-binding protein — MLYKQVKTVLKIPRHTVYSLIIYSLLLGFLSLTIPVSVQTLVNLVGVSLSIRPVISLITILSILLMAAFFVRIFQVKLVEHIQRKVFIEIVFRVVSCVYKMDFNDLKDVNVREKLNRLFELKVLQKSVSIMFMILLDIFLQTLFCVIILAFYHPMFLVFDILLITCIFLSIFLPLNAGYKQSLKESDVIYDIVYWFEEKTSEFLSFRQRPMNNSVEQVDNKLCEYIKARDGFFSVMLKQHIYIGLTYIFMNILLLGIGSYLIIQGQLSIGQLIAAELLVNIVLLGLLKFSQYLNDCYGFLVGIKKIKDLLDLAKKNEPQKTNTSIADIEGGIRVLEIELNTSGKYSLDYTKQNQYNLALETKTAQSLLNGLFTNCAEEVIKINNICISNYCPETVGRDIHIASGIEVIAGSVLDNLCEGEYSHDKLKLLSELLELFDIQFLEKHFQKKIDSQLIKYDLMFDTLIVLKMNVIRAILKSPKLLILVDSYGLTKRNGDKSIIQSLSELDIASLIVSIK, encoded by the coding sequence ATGTTATACAAACAAGTAAAAACTGTTCTGAAAATACCGCGACATACAGTATATTCATTAATCATATATAGCTTACTGCTAGGTTTTCTATCTTTAACAATACCTGTTTCAGTGCAAACTCTTGTAAATCTTGTTGGAGTAAGTTTATCCATAAGACCTGTTATATCATTAATAACCATTCTATCAATACTGTTGATGGCAGCATTTTTTGTAAGGATCTTCCAAGTAAAATTAGTGGAGCATATACAGCGAAAAGTCTTTATTGAAATAGTGTTTAGAGTCGTATCTTGCGTTTATAAAATGGATTTCAACGACTTAAAAGACGTAAATGTCAGAGAAAAACTAAACAGATTGTTTGAACTAAAAGTTCTGCAAAAATCAGTATCTATTATGTTTATGATTTTACTAGATATTTTCTTACAAACACTTTTCTGCGTAATCATTCTAGCCTTCTATCATCCGATGTTTTTGGTGTTTGACATACTACTAATCACCTGTATATTTTTATCTATATTTCTGCCATTAAACGCCGGTTACAAACAAAGCCTCAAAGAGTCTGATGTTATATACGACATTGTATACTGGTTTGAAGAAAAGACATCTGAATTCTTATCGTTTAGGCAACGTCCAATGAACAACTCTGTTGAGCAAGTTGATAATAAGTTATGTGAATATATCAAAGCTAGAGATGGTTTTTTCAGCGTAATGCTAAAGCAACATATTTATATAGGCTTAACCTATATTTTCATGAATATCCTACTACTTGGAATAGGAAGCTACCTCATTATTCAGGGACAACTTTCAATTGGTCAGCTGATAGCTGCCGAACTATTAGTAAACATAGTCCTTTTAGGTTTACTAAAATTCAGCCAATACCTTAATGATTGCTACGGGTTTTTAGTTGGAATTAAGAAGATAAAAGATTTATTAGATTTAGCAAAGAAAAATGAACCGCAAAAAACAAATACCAGTATTGCTGATATTGAAGGTGGGATTAGGGTTTTGGAAATTGAGCTAAACACTAGTGGAAAATACTCATTAGATTATACTAAGCAAAATCAATACAACCTTGCATTAGAGACAAAAACAGCTCAAAGTCTCTTGAATGGACTTTTTACGAACTGTGCTGAAGAAGTTATCAAAATAAATAATATTTGTATTAGCAATTACTGTCCCGAAACTGTAGGCAGAGATATTCATATAGCTTCTGGTATAGAGGTAATAGCTGGATCTGTTTTAGACAATCTTTGTGAAGGTGAATACTCGCATGACAAACTGAAACTTTTGAGCGAATTACTTGAGCTTTTTGACATACAATTCCTTGAAAAACATTTTCAGAAAAAAATCGATTCTCAGCTAATAAAGTATGACTTGATGTTTGATACTCTTATTGTATTAAAAATGAATGTTATTCGAGCTATACTTAAATCCCCTAAACTACTGATTTTAGTGGACTCGTACGGTTTAACAAAAAGAAATGGTGACAAGTCTATAATTCAAAGTTTAAGTGAATTAGATATTGCCTCCCTTATTGTTTCAATTAAATAG
- a CDS encoding O-antigen ligase family protein, whose translation MELTSINRVYSILIATAVTIAVLSVFLFARAGVSIGVIVVMALYLFSGKFSFKDLRQNRSLFYLFLAGIIINIQMIYVMVINQEFMAKSLFGFSNPILVVIYILALIHFLSRNIKVRNWLINFFIIVVSVFVIVSLIAYVYRYMHDAGFIISDFYKGVRGGSVMQSVVAISLPIVSIMLLIKVGCLKNIISKILLVSLVITIVFVDLFANRSKAGYLIEFAAFIYFALFLVRRYAHQNNYSFRRLLYMIMVTVLVILTLLVGTYRYSSVFNDRTTETYKEMTVFFDSHNNKQVVAEDLGLASTQLRLLYYYSSIKVLQKYPTVFVFGCGYGTNKLDVKECTSQLIERSDELRANNSVLNGGIMPHDEFLSYVFRGGIIAGAMLLMFFVMLFYEAKYLSQDTRACLRILAISFFIGCAFDYFITVQMTVFIFATLLGIFLSERKFEGCGASNKAMSK comes from the coding sequence ATGGAACTAACCTCTATTAACCGTGTTTATTCAATTCTTATTGCAACGGCTGTAACGATTGCAGTTCTTAGTGTCTTTTTATTCGCTAGGGCTGGAGTGTCAATAGGAGTGATAGTGGTCATGGCACTATATCTCTTTTCGGGTAAATTTTCTTTTAAAGATCTAAGGCAGAATCGCTCTTTGTTTTATTTGTTTTTAGCTGGAATTATCATAAATATTCAAATGATTTATGTTATGGTAATTAATCAGGAGTTTATGGCGAAGTCGCTCTTTGGTTTTTCAAACCCTATACTCGTAGTCATCTATATTCTTGCCTTGATACATTTTTTGTCTAGAAATATTAAGGTAAGAAATTGGCTTATTAACTTTTTTATTATTGTCGTTTCTGTATTTGTTATAGTTAGTTTAATTGCATATGTCTATAGATACATGCATGATGCTGGCTTTATCATTAGTGATTTTTATAAGGGAGTGAGGGGCGGCTCAGTAATGCAATCTGTGGTTGCAATAAGTTTACCAATAGTCTCTATAATGTTACTCATTAAGGTTGGGTGCTTAAAAAATATTATATCTAAAATACTTCTCGTATCACTCGTAATAACTATTGTTTTTGTTGATCTGTTTGCAAATAGAAGTAAGGCAGGTTACCTAATAGAGTTTGCTGCATTTATTTACTTCGCTCTTTTTCTAGTGAGGCGTTATGCACATCAAAATAATTATAGTTTTAGGCGTCTGCTTTATATGATTATGGTTACTGTTTTAGTCATTCTCACATTATTGGTTGGGACATATAGATATTCAAGTGTTTTCAATGATAGAACTACAGAAACATATAAGGAAATGACTGTATTCTTTGATTCACATAATAATAAGCAGGTAGTAGCTGAAGATTTAGGTTTAGCGTCAACACAGTTGAGATTACTTTATTATTACTCTTCTATCAAAGTTCTTCAAAAATATCCAACTGTATTTGTTTTCGGTTGTGGGTATGGGACTAATAAGCTTGATGTTAAAGAGTGTACTTCACAACTGATAGAGAGAAGTGATGAGTTGAGGGCAAACAACTCAGTATTGAATGGTGGCATAATGCCTCATGATGAATTTCTGAGTTATGTTTTTAGGGGTGGTATTATCGCAGGTGCAATGCTTTTGATGTTTTTTGTTATGCTGTTCTACGAAGCGAAATACCTTAGCCAAGATACTAGGGCGTGTCTTAGAATTTTAGCGATATCTTTTTTTATTGGGTGTGCTTTTGATTATTTTATTACGGTGCAAATGACTGTTTTTATATTTGCGACTCTTCTTGGGATATTTTTATCGGAGCGAAAGTTTGAGGGTTGTGGAGCTAGTAATAAAGCTATGTCAAAGTAG
- the ndhC gene encoding NADH-quinone oxidoreductase subunit A, which translates to MSTNIYAQFAPILIFLIIAFGLGVVFAVIGKVLSVIVGANNPSKTKGETFECGFPAFGDAREKLDVRFYLIAVLFLIFDLELAFIIPWGINLRAGATVPAISNHAFFAMIIFLVVLFLGLIYAWKKGALEWE; encoded by the coding sequence ATGAGTACTAACATTTATGCGCAGTTTGCACCAATATTAATTTTTCTAATAATCGCTTTCGGTTTAGGGGTTGTTTTTGCTGTTATAGGTAAAGTTTTATCTGTAATAGTTGGGGCTAACAATCCCAGTAAGACAAAAGGAGAGACGTTTGAGTGTGGCTTCCCTGCATTTGGTGATGCAAGAGAGAAGCTTGATGTACGATTTTATTTAATAGCAGTGTTATTTTTGATATTTGACTTGGAGCTGGCATTTATTATTCCCTGGGGCATAAACCTTAGAGCTGGTGCAACAGTGCCAGCTATATCTAATCATGCGTTTTTTGCGATGATTATATTTTTGGTGGTGCTGTTTTTAGGTCTAATATATGCTTGGAAAAAAGGAGCTTTAGAGTGGGAATAG